A genomic window from Brevibacillus agri includes:
- a CDS encoding response regulator transcription factor — translation MTTYHVLVVDDEEEIRDAIEIYLKNESLVVHKASNGVEALDVLEREEIHLIILDIMMPQMDGITATFKIRQDKNIPIIMLSAKSEDTDKILGLNIGADDYVTKPFHPLELVARVKSQLRRYTNLGNYKTTEDEIQVRGLSLNKSTKTVTVDGNEVRLTATEYKILELLMENKGRVFSIEEIYERVWREPYLNAENTVAVHVRRIREKIEINPKEPKYLKVVWGIGYKIEK, via the coding sequence ATGACGACTTATCACGTCCTCGTAGTCGACGACGAGGAAGAGATCCGAGACGCAATCGAAATTTACTTGAAAAACGAATCGTTAGTCGTGCATAAAGCAAGCAATGGCGTGGAAGCATTGGACGTTTTGGAGCGGGAAGAAATTCACCTCATTATTTTGGACATCATGATGCCGCAAATGGACGGGATTACGGCTACGTTTAAAATCCGCCAGGACAAAAACATCCCGATCATCATGCTTTCTGCCAAATCGGAGGATACGGACAAAATTTTGGGCTTGAACATCGGAGCCGACGACTATGTGACCAAGCCTTTTCATCCGCTGGAGCTGGTGGCCCGGGTCAAATCCCAACTGCGGCGCTACACCAACCTCGGCAACTACAAAACGACCGAGGATGAAATCCAGGTCCGCGGCTTGTCGTTGAACAAAAGCACGAAAACCGTCACTGTCGACGGCAACGAGGTGCGGCTGACAGCTACGGAGTACAAAATTTTGGAGCTGTTGATGGAAAACAAGGGCCGGGTCTTTTCCATCGAGGAAATTTACGAGCGCGTCTGGCGCGAACCGTATTTGAACGCGGAAAACACCGTTGCCGTCCACGTCCGACGCATTCGGGAAAAGATCGAGATCAACCCGAAGGAACCGAAATATTTGAAGGTGGTATGGGGAATTGGATACAAAATCGAAAAATAG
- a CDS encoding PTS sugar transporter subunit IIB — protein sequence MNILLCCAAGMSTSLLVQKMEQAAREKGLEAKIWAVSADEVKHHIDQAQVLLLGPQVRYKLAEMKKEGAARGIPVDVISTVDYGSLNGKNVLEFALRLKQ from the coding sequence TTGAATATTTTGCTATGCTGCGCAGCGGGGATGTCAACGAGTCTGCTCGTGCAAAAAATGGAGCAGGCGGCACGGGAAAAAGGGCTGGAAGCGAAAATCTGGGCGGTGTCGGCAGATGAGGTGAAGCACCATATTGACCAGGCACAGGTGCTTCTGCTGGGCCCGCAAGTCCGCTACAAGCTGGCGGAAATGAAAAAAGAAGGGGCGGCGAGAGGGATTCCGGTCGATGTGATTAGCACGGTTGACTACGGCTCCCTGAACGGGAAAAACGTGCTGGAATTTGCGCTTCGTCTAAAACAGTAG
- a CDS encoding PTS lactose/cellobiose transporter subunit IIA: MDHTDVIFQLILHGGNARSLAMEAIALAKNKDMAGAQDALRRAGEELSRAHHHQTAFIQKEIAGEKPEISMLLIHAQDHLMNAMTIKDLASEFVELYSHVHAGKEAGV; this comes from the coding sequence GTGGACCATACAGACGTTATTTTTCAGTTGATTTTGCACGGAGGAAACGCAAGAAGCCTGGCGATGGAAGCAATCGCCCTGGCGAAAAACAAAGACATGGCAGGCGCACAGGATGCACTGAGGCGAGCTGGCGAAGAACTGAGCCGGGCCCATCATCATCAAACCGCTTTTATTCAAAAGGAAATCGCGGGAGAGAAGCCTGAGATCAGCATGCTGTTGATCCACGCGCAGGATCATCTGATGAATGCGATGACGATCAAAGATTTGGCCAGCGAGTTCGTCGAACTGTACAGCCATGTCCACGCAGGGAAGGAGGCAGGAGTGTGA
- a CDS encoding HAD-IIB family hydrolase has translation MCAPKIFVTGEAERIAAARRELERASLEKIRVTASGERNLEILPEGVSKASGLAVLTEKLGIGPEEIVAVGDNYNDAEMLQYAGMGVAMGNAPDDVKRLARYVTDTNDQHGVAAVIRKFFTIHDA, from the coding sequence GTGTGCGCCCCCAAAATATTCGTTACCGGAGAAGCGGAGCGGATCGCGGCGGCCAGGCGGGAGCTGGAACGCGCCAGTCTGGAAAAAATCAGAGTGACGGCATCCGGCGAGCGCAATCTGGAGATTTTGCCGGAAGGGGTATCCAAAGCAAGCGGACTCGCGGTACTGACAGAAAAGCTGGGAATCGGTCCGGAAGAAATCGTAGCCGTCGGCGACAACTACAACGATGCGGAAATGCTGCAATATGCCGGAATGGGCGTGGCGATGGGCAACGCCCCGGACGATGTGAAGCGGCTGGCCCGCTACGTGACCGACACGAACGACCAGCACGGCGTGGCCGCTGTCATCCGCAAGTTTTTCACCATACACGATGCATGA
- a CDS encoding 6-phospho-beta-glucosidase yields the protein MSGIKIVTIGGGSSYTPELVEGFIKRYDELPVRELWLVDIPEGEKKLQIVGALAKHMVEKAGVPIQVHLTLDRRKALAGADFVTTQMRVGLLDARIKDERIPLKYGVIGQETNGPGGLFKGLRTIPVIMDICRDMEELCPDAWLINFTNPAGMVTEAVLRHANRSKVIGLCNVPIGMKMGVATILGVEQSRVHIDFAGLNHMVFGLGVYVDGDNVTSQVIDKLTGEQSGITMQNILDLGWEKDFIKALGILPCPYHRYYYQTSTMLAHEQEEASKNGTRAEVVKRVEAELFALYEDPDLNIKPPQLEKRGGAYYSEAACNLIHSFYNDRRDIQPVNVRNNGAIASIPDDSAVEVNCVITKQGPIPLAVGDLPVPVRGLVQQIKSFERVAAEAAVTGDYHKALLAMAINPLVPSDVVAKQILDEMLEAHKEYLPQFFKPVT from the coding sequence GTGAGCGGAATCAAAATCGTTACGATTGGCGGAGGATCGAGCTATACGCCGGAGCTGGTAGAGGGCTTCATCAAACGGTACGACGAGCTGCCCGTGCGCGAGCTGTGGCTCGTGGACATTCCCGAGGGCGAGAAAAAGCTGCAAATCGTCGGGGCGCTGGCAAAGCACATGGTGGAAAAGGCCGGGGTGCCGATTCAGGTGCACCTGACGCTGGATCGGCGCAAAGCGCTGGCGGGAGCCGATTTTGTCACGACACAAATGCGCGTGGGGCTTTTGGACGCGCGGATTAAAGATGAGCGCATCCCGCTGAAGTACGGGGTCATCGGGCAGGAGACAAACGGTCCGGGCGGGCTGTTCAAAGGATTGCGCACGATTCCGGTCATTATGGATATTTGCCGCGACATGGAGGAGCTGTGCCCGGATGCCTGGCTGATTAACTTCACCAACCCGGCTGGCATGGTGACAGAGGCGGTACTCCGGCATGCGAACCGCAGCAAGGTCATCGGGCTGTGCAATGTTCCGATCGGGATGAAAATGGGCGTCGCGACGATTTTGGGTGTCGAGCAGTCGCGGGTGCACATTGATTTTGCCGGGCTGAACCATATGGTGTTCGGGCTTGGAGTGTACGTGGATGGCGACAATGTCACTTCGCAAGTAATCGACAAGCTGACGGGCGAGCAATCGGGAATCACGATGCAAAACATACTCGACCTCGGCTGGGAAAAAGACTTCATCAAGGCGCTGGGCATTCTTCCTTGCCCGTACCATCGCTATTACTATCAGACCAGCACCATGCTTGCGCACGAGCAGGAAGAAGCGAGCAAAAACGGCACGCGTGCAGAAGTGGTCAAGCGGGTGGAAGCGGAGCTGTTTGCGCTCTATGAAGATCCCGACCTGAACATCAAGCCGCCGCAGTTGGAAAAGCGCGGGGGAGCGTACTACAGCGAGGCGGCCTGCAATCTGATTCACTCCTTTTACAACGACCGCCGGGATATTCAGCCGGTCAACGTCCGCAACAATGGCGCGATTGCCAGTATTCCTGACGATTCGGCGGTAGAAGTGAACTGCGTCATTACGAAGCAAGGACCGATCCCGCTGGCCGTTGGAGATTTGCCTGTCCCTGTGCGCGGGCTTGTGCAGCAGATCAAGTCGTTCGAACGGGTAGCGGCGGAGGCGGCTGTCACGGGCGATTACCACAAGGCGCTGCTGGCGATGGCGATTAACCCGCTGGTGCCGTCCGACGTGGTCGCGAAGCAAATTCTCGATGAAATGCTGGAAGCGCACAAGGAGTATCTGCCGCAGTTTTTCAAGCCGGTGACGTGA
- the chbG gene encoding chitin disaccharide deacetylase produces the protein MKLIVNADDFGYSKGVNLGIIEAHRAGVVTSATVMVNMNGFEHAVQLAKKTPTLGVGIHLVLTCGFPVSQNVPSLTDEHGRFRRGHDYLSLASPEEVERELRSQLEKYLQTGLALTHIDSHHHVHAHAAVLPIVLGLAKEYQVPVRYPWSFSPEARAEHPEVMTTEGFSERFYGDGLTTQSFIDVVEELADCDVAEIMTHPAYLDEEVLTGSSYTLQRARELHILTGQEIKEYVQKRNVRLVTYKELG, from the coding sequence ATGAAGCTGATTGTGAATGCAGATGACTTCGGGTATTCCAAAGGGGTGAATCTGGGGATCATCGAGGCGCATCGGGCGGGTGTCGTCACCTCTGCGACGGTCATGGTCAACATGAACGGGTTCGAGCATGCGGTTCAGCTTGCCAAAAAGACGCCCACGCTCGGGGTAGGCATCCATCTGGTGCTCACTTGCGGCTTCCCGGTCAGCCAAAACGTGCCGTCGCTGACAGATGAGCACGGGCGCTTTCGGCGCGGACACGATTATTTGAGCCTGGCGTCGCCGGAGGAAGTGGAAAGGGAGCTGCGCAGCCAACTGGAAAAGTATTTGCAAACAGGTCTTGCTTTGACGCATATCGACAGCCATCACCACGTTCATGCCCATGCCGCGGTCTTGCCGATTGTGCTTGGCCTGGCAAAAGAATACCAGGTTCCGGTTCGGTATCCGTGGTCGTTTTCGCCCGAAGCGCGGGCAGAGCATCCGGAGGTGATGACGACAGAAGGCTTTTCCGAACGGTTTTACGGAGACGGCCTGACTACGCAGTCGTTTATCGACGTGGTGGAGGAGCTTGCGGACTGCGATGTGGCGGAGATAATGACACATCCGGCGTATTTGGACGAAGAGGTGTTGACAGGCAGCTCGTACACGCTGCAACGCGCGCGGGAGCTGCACATTTTGACCGGACAAGAGATAAAGGAGTACGTGCAAAAGCGCAATGTACGGCTGGTAACTTATAAAGAACTCGGATAG
- a CDS encoding HPr family phosphocarrier protein, producing MVRFSVEITVSGGLHARPASVLVNLLNQYRSSVKMIYNDKQANGKSILSVMALGVKTGDEMTFEVEGVDEQEAATALRSLFERNFAI from the coding sequence ATGGTCCGTTTTAGCGTCGAAATTACCGTAAGTGGCGGCCTTCATGCCCGTCCGGCTTCTGTCCTGGTAAACCTGCTCAACCAATACCGCTCGTCAGTCAAAATGATCTACAACGACAAGCAGGCCAATGGCAAAAGCATTCTCAGCGTCATGGCGCTGGGCGTGAAGACCGGGGACGAGATGACGTTTGAGGTGGAGGGCGTCGACGAACAGGAGGCGGCAACGGCTCTGCGGTCGTTGTTTGAGCGAAATTTCGCCATCTAG
- a CDS encoding sensor histidine kinase, producing MDTKSKNSRFTLPALFALVVSLSLLMLTAADVYQNREYLQKDSYFQSENFNSEVRLFVELVKDVHVDFAGYERKTPEEKLGKATVEQFQREREDALREVRERLESEYAHEIENARNASDTKELDRLATEQAARLKKALEKETANWDRQFQQMVAEKDAEYEERKNSLALRTGSFKYYVRDNKTGKVYTNMSHEPSETEVSKNARYAIRFPENSYQKYGEFADINRTYQLSQWSGIFYVPKSPEGYSQIHADAVYFDSKRERLLGECALLTVTLLVTALLLWYLKLSRAAAQPIVVKSLALFRRIPLDIRIIMLLPIGVAYLALIFNLRFFFFFLPIDAEHFFTLGIISLFTAYLLLQALEAWHMYLHPGSLREQWQRSLFVRQKVLLRESYTNRSLFFKVSLLFILTVGFGMSVALGLVAMVKASEELFSLSFLYGLFYLATVVPYVLRRLGLMNRIMLGASEMSAGNLDATIEKIRKGNLSNLAHSLNNIKLGLKSAMEEQMKSERMKSELITNVSHDLKTPLTSIINYVDLLKRENLTADEIKSYVDVLDRKTARLRVLIDDLFDAAKMSSGAVELHIEQVNVASLLNQAIAEFSEKIEQSSLTFRVNVEQPKIVAPLDGKKTWRVFENLIGNALKYSLPNTRVLIDLYEKPGEVIMTIKNVSAYEIDFDAQELFERFKRADQSRNTEGSGLGLAIAKSIVELQGGRLSIEIDGDYFKVMVVFRKNA from the coding sequence TTGGATACAAAATCGAAAAATAGCCGCTTTACGCTGCCTGCCCTGTTCGCCCTGGTAGTCAGCCTCTCGCTGCTGATGCTGACCGCAGCAGACGTTTACCAAAACCGCGAGTATTTGCAAAAAGACTCCTACTTCCAGAGCGAGAACTTCAACAGCGAAGTCAGGCTGTTCGTAGAGCTGGTGAAAGATGTTCATGTAGACTTCGCCGGCTACGAGCGCAAAACACCGGAAGAAAAGCTGGGCAAAGCGACAGTGGAGCAATTCCAGCGCGAGCGCGAGGATGCCTTGCGGGAAGTCAGGGAAAGACTGGAAAGTGAATACGCCCACGAGATCGAGAACGCCAGAAACGCCTCCGATACGAAGGAGCTTGACAGGCTCGCGACTGAACAAGCAGCCAGGCTGAAAAAGGCGCTCGAGAAAGAAACGGCCAACTGGGATCGACAGTTCCAACAGATGGTCGCGGAAAAGGACGCCGAGTACGAAGAGCGAAAAAACAGCCTTGCGCTGCGAACCGGCTCATTCAAATACTATGTCAGAGACAACAAGACGGGCAAAGTGTACACCAACATGTCCCACGAGCCTTCCGAAACAGAAGTGAGTAAAAACGCCCGCTATGCAATTCGTTTTCCGGAAAACTCCTATCAGAAATACGGAGAGTTTGCCGATATCAACCGTACTTATCAATTGAGTCAATGGAGCGGAATCTTTTACGTTCCGAAAAGCCCGGAAGGCTACAGCCAGATTCATGCCGATGCCGTCTATTTCGATTCCAAACGGGAGCGGCTGCTCGGAGAATGCGCCCTGCTCACGGTGACGCTGCTCGTGACTGCGCTGCTGCTCTGGTATTTGAAGCTAAGCCGCGCCGCCGCACAGCCGATTGTCGTCAAAAGCCTGGCACTGTTCCGGCGCATCCCGCTCGATATTCGGATTATCATGCTGCTCCCGATTGGGGTCGCGTACCTGGCTCTGATTTTCAATTTGCGCTTTTTCTTTTTCTTCTTGCCGATTGACGCCGAGCATTTCTTTACACTCGGGATCATCTCCCTGTTCACTGCCTATTTGCTGCTACAAGCTCTGGAAGCATGGCATATGTACCTGCACCCGGGATCGCTTCGCGAGCAATGGCAAAGAAGCTTGTTCGTCCGGCAAAAAGTGCTCTTGCGGGAAAGCTACACCAACCGAAGCCTGTTTTTCAAAGTCTCCCTGCTGTTCATTTTGACCGTTGGCTTTGGCATGAGCGTAGCGCTCGGCTTGGTCGCCATGGTAAAGGCCTCTGAGGAATTGTTCTCCCTCTCTTTTTTATACGGCTTGTTCTACCTGGCAACCGTCGTCCCTTACGTCCTGCGTCGCCTGGGGCTCATGAACCGCATCATGCTGGGAGCCTCCGAGATGTCAGCCGGAAATTTGGATGCAACGATTGAAAAGATTCGTAAAGGAAACCTCTCCAATCTCGCTCACTCGCTCAACAACATCAAGCTCGGATTAAAGAGTGCGATGGAGGAACAAATGAAGAGTGAGCGCATGAAATCGGAGCTGATTACCAATGTATCGCACGATTTGAAAACGCCGCTCACCTCGATTATCAACTATGTCGATCTGCTTAAACGGGAAAACCTGACAGCAGACGAGATCAAAAGCTATGTCGATGTATTGGACCGCAAAACGGCCCGCTTGCGGGTGCTCATCGACGACCTGTTTGACGCGGCGAAAATGTCCAGCGGAGCTGTAGAGCTGCACATCGAGCAGGTGAACGTAGCATCCCTGCTCAACCAGGCCATCGCGGAGTTCAGCGAAAAGATCGAGCAGTCGTCCCTCACCTTCCGCGTCAACGTCGAGCAGCCGAAAATCGTGGCACCGCTTGACGGGAAAAAGACGTGGCGCGTCTTCGAGAATTTGATTGGCAACGCCTTGAAATACTCCTTGCCCAACACGCGTGTCCTGATCGATCTGTACGAAAAGCCGGGAGAAGTCATCATGACGATCAAAAACGTCTCTGCCTACGAAATCGACTTCGACGCCCAAGAGCTTTTCGAGCGGTTCAAGCGTGCCGACCAATCGCGCAACACCGAAGGCTCCGGCCTCGGACTCGCGATTGCGAAAAGCATCGTCGAGCTGCAAGGCGGCCGCCTCTCCATCGAAATTGACGGCGATTACTTCAAGGTGATGGTCGTGTTTCGCAAAAACGCCTAG
- a CDS encoding sigma-54-dependent transcriptional regulator — MKRVDFIYQKLLESGPDKKISAGELAELLGLSRANVSSDLNRLWKEGRIEKEEGRPTLFYVKKANDSLYLAQTALDRLAKTNKSLITRIEQAKAAVLYPPRGMHCLILGETGVGKSWFAGMIHEFAVDIGRLDKGAPFVVFNCADYANNPQLLISQLFGVKKGAYTGAEMDRKGLVEKADGGILFLDEVHRLPAEGQEIFFTFMDKGTFRRVGETEVERSAQVQIVMATTENPESSLLKTFMRRIPMVIKLPSLVERGMEERLGLVMEIFREEAFRLGREIQVSASVVQAFLCYHCPNNIGQLKTDIQLTCASAYAEFISLKKNLLHVSIQDVPHHVKQGLLLAKDYRQELEELIGTEHKCFVVQPSEESIWFGGESENAADSVYEKIEQKIYELQNQGVSEEELEFDIEHYFTTFIKGVHQRINKGDMARIIDPIIIHLVEDIVRYAEAKLEKILSQKVIFGLALHIQTSKERLSQGKQIVHPHINSVRLKYKKEFAVALECVRMIEEALLMDLPIGEAGYLTMFFVLDDESMQEERETIGVLVITHGSGGATAMVDVTNRLLVTQYARAIDLPLEEDSLVVLEQAIKTAREIGSAAGLLLLVDMGSLLGFGEIIEKELGIPVKVVPMVSTPHVIEATRKAMLGHSLDEVYRDVVGISMGQREELPKEVADKAVPALTIVAACLSGEGSALFLKKLLESKLRYDEKLLEFVPLQLMDKAQAKSRLKKLKEERTVLCVVSNYMLDRDLRCHSMDDVVNGEALSDIQQLIDLEEAYVKMKESLREHLKMVRGQDVLDDVRTCVARMEERLGNKLVFDTRIGAYLHICCLVDRLKAGERSVAYTDKVPFLAENRKLYSLIRHELQPLEDKYDVVFSEDDVCFVMNFFIHNKTLA, encoded by the coding sequence GTGAAACGAGTCGATTTCATTTACCAGAAGCTGCTTGAGTCCGGTCCCGATAAAAAAATCAGCGCAGGCGAGCTGGCCGAGCTCCTGGGCCTTAGCCGCGCCAATGTCAGCAGCGATTTGAACCGCTTATGGAAGGAAGGCCGCATTGAAAAAGAAGAGGGGCGTCCTACCTTGTTTTATGTCAAAAAAGCGAATGACTCGCTTTATTTGGCGCAAACGGCATTGGACAGGCTGGCGAAGACGAACAAAAGCCTGATTACCCGCATCGAGCAGGCAAAGGCAGCGGTGCTGTACCCGCCGCGCGGGATGCACTGCCTGATTTTGGGCGAAACGGGAGTAGGCAAGTCGTGGTTTGCGGGGATGATTCACGAGTTTGCCGTCGATATTGGCCGGCTGGACAAGGGGGCGCCCTTTGTCGTTTTTAACTGCGCCGACTACGCCAACAACCCGCAGCTTTTGATAAGCCAACTGTTCGGCGTCAAAAAAGGGGCGTACACCGGAGCGGAGATGGACCGCAAAGGGCTGGTGGAAAAGGCGGACGGCGGGATTCTTTTTCTCGATGAGGTTCACCGCTTGCCAGCAGAGGGGCAGGAAATATTTTTTACGTTCATGGACAAAGGGACGTTCCGCCGGGTCGGAGAAACAGAGGTAGAGCGTTCCGCGCAGGTGCAAATCGTCATGGCAACGACCGAAAACCCGGAATCCAGCCTGCTCAAGACGTTCATGCGCCGCATCCCGATGGTCATCAAGCTGCCCTCCCTGGTGGAGCGGGGGATGGAGGAGCGCTTGGGGCTTGTCATGGAAATTTTTCGCGAAGAAGCGTTTCGGCTGGGACGGGAAATTCAGGTATCGGCAAGCGTGGTGCAAGCGTTTCTCTGCTATCATTGCCCGAACAATATCGGCCAGTTGAAGACGGATATCCAACTGACCTGCGCCAGCGCTTATGCCGAGTTTATTTCCTTGAAAAAAAATCTGCTGCACGTCTCGATTCAGGACGTTCCGCATCACGTCAAGCAAGGGCTGCTTTTGGCAAAAGACTACCGCCAGGAGCTGGAGGAGCTGATTGGCACCGAGCACAAATGCTTTGTGGTGCAGCCGTCCGAGGAAAGCATCTGGTTTGGCGGCGAGTCGGAGAATGCCGCCGACAGCGTCTACGAAAAGATCGAGCAAAAAATATACGAGTTGCAAAACCAGGGGGTCAGCGAGGAAGAACTGGAATTTGATATCGAGCATTACTTCACCACGTTTATCAAAGGGGTTCATCAGCGCATCAACAAAGGCGACATGGCGCGGATTATTGATCCGATCATCATTCACCTCGTCGAAGACATCGTGCGCTATGCCGAGGCGAAGCTAGAGAAAATTTTGAGCCAAAAGGTCATCTTCGGCCTGGCGCTGCACATCCAGACGTCCAAGGAGCGGCTGTCGCAAGGAAAGCAAATCGTCCATCCGCACATCAACAGCGTGCGGCTCAAATACAAAAAGGAGTTTGCCGTAGCGCTGGAGTGCGTGCGCATGATCGAGGAAGCGCTGCTGATGGACTTGCCCATTGGCGAAGCGGGCTACCTGACCATGTTTTTCGTGCTGGATGACGAGAGCATGCAGGAGGAGCGGGAAACGATCGGTGTCCTGGTCATCACGCACGGCAGCGGGGGAGCGACGGCGATGGTCGACGTGACCAACCGCCTGCTGGTCACCCAATACGCGCGTGCCATCGACCTGCCGCTGGAGGAAGACTCGCTGGTCGTCCTGGAGCAAGCGATCAAGACAGCGCGGGAAATCGGGAGCGCAGCCGGGCTGCTTTTGCTCGTCGACATGGGCTCGCTGCTTGGATTCGGGGAGATCATCGAAAAGGAGCTGGGCATTCCGGTGAAGGTGGTGCCGATGGTGAGCACTCCGCATGTGATCGAGGCGACGCGCAAAGCGATGCTGGGGCATTCGCTGGACGAAGTGTACCGCGATGTCGTCGGCATTTCGATGGGGCAGCGGGAGGAGTTACCCAAAGAGGTGGCAGACAAGGCGGTGCCTGCCTTGACGATCGTAGCGGCCTGCCTGTCCGGCGAGGGCAGCGCGCTGTTTTTGAAAAAGCTGCTCGAATCGAAGCTGCGCTACGACGAGAAGCTGCTGGAATTTGTTCCGCTGCAGCTCATGGACAAAGCGCAGGCGAAAAGCCGGTTGAAAAAGCTCAAGGAAGAGCGGACGGTTCTGTGCGTCGTGAGCAACTACATGCTGGATCGCGACTTGCGCTGCCACAGCATGGACGATGTGGTGAACGGCGAGGCGCTGTCCGATATCCAGCAGTTGATCGATCTGGAAGAAGCTTATGTGAAGATGAAGGAATCGCTCAGGGAGCACCTGAAAATGGTGAGGGGCCAAGACGTTCTCGACGACGTCAGGACGTGTGTGGCGCGCATGGAGGAGCGGCTTGGCAACAAGCTGGTTTTCGATACGCGAATCGGGGCGTATTTGCACATCTGCTGCCTGGTGGATCGGCTGAAAGCCGGGGAGCGTTCCGTAGCCTATACCGACAAGGTGCCGTTTTTGGCGGAAAACCGCAAGCTGTACAGCCTGATTCGCCATGAGTTGCAGCCGTTGGAGGACAAATACGACGTGGTCTTCAGCGAGGACGATGTATGCTTCGTCATGAATTTTTTCATACACAACAAAACACTGGCGTAG
- the celB gene encoding PTS cellobiose transporter subunit IIC: MAGFISFLEDRVMPVAGRIAEQKHLQAIRDGIILTMPLLIIGSLFLIIGFIPIPGYSEFMSGIFGDQWLTKLLYPVNATFDIMALIVSFGVAYRLAEKYKVDPLSAGAISVASFLLATPYKTMFTPEGATAAQEVGGVIPVALMGSQGLFVAMLLAVLSTEIYRKIIQKKIVITMPDGVPPAVSRSFVALIPASAVLLVVWLLRILIENTSFESIHNIVSDLLVGPLSALGSSLIGAIVCVLLVQLLWSLGLHGAAIVGGIMSPIWLTLMDQNRAAFQANPNAELPNVITTQFFDLWIYAGGSGATLALVVLMLFRARSEQMKNISRLSIGPGLFNINEPVTFGMPIVMNPLLIIPFILAPVVLVIVSYVAMSLGWVAKPSGVAVPWTTPVIISGYLATGGKLSGSVLQLVNFVISLLIYYPFFRLWDKQKLNEEQAHAASDKVVNM, from the coding sequence ATGGCAGGGTTTATTTCTTTTCTGGAAGACCGCGTGATGCCTGTCGCGGGCAGGATCGCGGAGCAGAAGCATTTGCAGGCGATTCGCGACGGAATCATTCTTACCATGCCTTTGCTCATTATCGGCTCTCTTTTCCTCATCATCGGTTTTATTCCCATCCCTGGTTACAGCGAATTCATGAGCGGAATCTTCGGCGATCAATGGCTGACCAAGCTGTTGTATCCGGTGAACGCGACGTTTGACATCATGGCGCTCATCGTCAGCTTCGGGGTGGCGTACCGATTGGCGGAAAAGTACAAGGTCGATCCGCTGTCAGCAGGTGCGATCTCGGTCGCTTCCTTTTTGCTCGCGACCCCTTACAAGACGATGTTCACCCCGGAAGGTGCAACGGCAGCCCAAGAGGTAGGCGGAGTCATTCCTGTCGCCTTGATGGGAAGCCAAGGGCTGTTCGTAGCGATGCTTTTGGCCGTGTTGTCCACGGAGATTTACCGCAAAATCATTCAAAAGAAAATCGTCATCACAATGCCGGACGGGGTTCCGCCTGCTGTCTCCCGTTCTTTCGTGGCGCTGATTCCCGCTTCGGCCGTGCTGCTGGTCGTCTGGTTGCTGCGCATCCTGATTGAAAACACCTCGTTTGAAAGCATCCACAACATCGTGTCTGACTTGCTGGTCGGTCCGCTGAGCGCGCTCGGCAGCAGTCTGATCGGAGCGATTGTCTGCGTGCTGCTCGTCCAACTGCTTTGGTCGCTCGGCCTGCACGGAGCGGCGATTGTCGGCGGTATCATGAGCCCGATCTGGCTCACCTTGATGGACCAAAACCGGGCGGCGTTCCAGGCGAATCCGAATGCCGAACTGCCCAACGTGATTACCACCCAGTTTTTCGACCTGTGGATTTATGCGGGCGGTTCCGGCGCGACGCTGGCGCTCGTCGTCCTGATGCTGTTTCGGGCGCGCAGCGAGCAGATGAAAAACATCAGTCGGCTCTCCATCGGCCCTGGCCTGTTCAACATCAACGAGCCTGTCACCTTCGGCATGCCGATCGTCATGAACCCGCTTTTGATTATTCCGTTTATCCTCGCCCCAGTCGTGCTGGTCATTGTCAGCTATGTGGCGATGTCGCTGGGATGGGTAGCAAAGCCGAGCGGTGTCGCTGTACCGTGGACGACTCCGGTCATTATCAGCGGATATTTGGCTACTGGCGGGAAGCTTTCGGGCAGCGTGCTCCAACTCGTGAACTTCGTCATCTCGCTGTTGATCTACTACCCGTTCTTCCGTCTGTGGGATAAGCAAAAGTTGAACGAGGAACAGGCGCATGCCGCTTCCGACAAAGTCGTAAATATGTAA